The proteins below come from a single Triticum aestivum cultivar Chinese Spring chromosome 5D, IWGSC CS RefSeq v2.1, whole genome shotgun sequence genomic window:
- the LOC100859938 gene encoding NAC domain-containing protein 2 produces the protein MGMPAVRRRERDAEAELNLPPGFRFHPTDDELVEHYLCRKAAGQRLPVPIIAEVDLYRFDPWALPDRALFGTREWYFFTPRDRKYPNGSRPNRAAGNGYWKATGADKPVAPRGGRTMGIKKALVFYAGKAPKGVKTDWIMHEYRLADAGRAAASKKGSLRLDDWVLCRLYNKKNEWEKMQLQQQGGEEMMVEPKEEHAASDMVVTSHSHSQSQSHSHSWGEARTPESEIVDNDPSLFQQAAAFQAQSPAAAAAHQEMMATLMVPKKEAADEAGRNDLFVDLSYDDIQSMYNGLDMMPPGDDLLYSSLFASPRVRGSQPGAGGMPAPF, from the exons ATGGGGATGCCGGCggtgaggaggagggagagggacgCGGAGGCGGAGCTCAACCTGCCGCCGGGCTTCCGCTTCCACCCCACCGACGACGAGCTCGTGGAGCACTACCTGTGCCGCAAGGCGGCCGGCCAGCGCCTGCCCGTGCCCATCATCGCCGAGGTCGACCTCTACCGCTTCGACCCGTGGGCGCTCCCCGACCGCGCCCTCTTCGGCACCCGCGAGTGGTACTTCTTCACCCCGCGCGACCGCAAGTACCCCAACGGCTCCCGCCCCAACCGCGCCGCCGGCAACGGATACTGGAAGGCCACCGGCGCCGACAAGCCCGTCGCGCCCCGCGGTGGGAGGACCATGGGGATCAAGAAGGCCCTGGTGTTTTACGCCGGCAAGGCGCCCAAGGGGGTTAAGACCGACTGGATCATGCATGAGTACCGCCTCGCCGacgccggccgcgccgccgccagcaAGAAGGGCTCGCTCAGG CTGGACGACTGGGTGCTCTGCCGGCTCTACAACAAGAAGAACGAGTGGGAGAAGATGCAGCTCCAGCAGCAGGGGGGAGAGGAGATGATGGTGGAGCCCAAGGAGGAGCACGCCGCGTCGGACATGGTGGTCACCTCGCACTCCCACTCGCAGTCCCAGTCGCACTCGCACTCCTGGGGCGAGGCGCGCACGCCCGAGTCGGAGATCGTCGACAACGACCCGTCGCTGTTCCAGCAGGCGGCGGCGTTCCAGGCCCAGAGCCCCGCCGCCGCGGCGGCGCACCAGGAGATGATGGCCACGCTGATGGTGCCCAAGAAGGAGGCGGCGGACGAGGCCGGCAGGAACGACCTGTTCGTGGACCTCAGCTACGACGACATCCAGAGCATGTACAACGGCCTCGACATGATGCCGCCAGGGGACGATCTGCTCTACTCGTCCCTCTTCGCCTCCCCAAGGGTCCGGGGGAGCCAGCCCGGCGCCGGCGGCATGCCGGCCCCGTTCTAA